In the genome of Opitutia bacterium KCR 482, one region contains:
- the argJ gene encoding bifunctional glutamate N-acetyltransferase/amino-acid acetyltransferase ArgJ has translation MDKNYKIETIEDVPGLGAVNGFKVAGAACDIRNKGDESRLDVALIVSDTPATASGVFTTNDVKAAPVMLDMAHLEASTKAKAIVANSGNANACTGDRGMKDAADTCAFVAEIFGAKPEQVLVCSTGRIGEFMPMEKLRRGIKKASEILSSSDESSAAAASAIMTSDTRPKTVLVNVEVGGKKFRVAGMAKGAGMIEPNMATMLAFLASDVSVSQNLLKETLKSAANKTFNRITVDGDMSTNDTVLCLCNGASGVEISEKDADAIEAFRAAVVEASRVLARKIVGDGEKITKVVEVKVVGARDEAQAEKICRSIGNSLLVKSSWFGCDPNWGRLTDAAGYARTGLVLDKLDLFYDGVEVLRKGQPVDENKPLWRKIVSNKTFTILMNLNLGTAEESILAADLTEGYVNFNKGE, from the coding sequence ATGGATAAGAATTATAAAATCGAAACAATCGAGGACGTTCCCGGACTCGGCGCGGTAAACGGTTTCAAAGTGGCGGGCGCGGCATGCGACATCCGCAACAAGGGCGACGAAAGCCGCCTCGACGTCGCGCTTATCGTCTCCGACACTCCCGCGACGGCGTCGGGCGTTTTCACCACAAACGACGTGAAGGCAGCTCCCGTCATGCTCGACATGGCGCACCTCGAAGCTTCGACGAAAGCAAAGGCGATAGTCGCAAACAGCGGCAACGCCAACGCGTGCACGGGCGACAGGGGCATGAAGGACGCCGCCGACACCTGCGCGTTCGTGGCCGAAATCTTCGGCGCGAAGCCCGAACAGGTTCTCGTCTGCTCGACGGGCAGAATCGGCGAATTCATGCCGATGGAAAAGCTCCGCAGGGGAATCAAAAAGGCGTCGGAAATCCTTTCGTCGTCGGACGAGTCGAGCGCGGCGGCGGCTTCGGCAATCATGACTTCCGACACGCGCCCGAAAACGGTTTTGGTCAACGTCGAAGTCGGCGGCAAAAAGTTCCGCGTGGCGGGCATGGCAAAGGGCGCGGGCATGATTGAGCCGAACATGGCGACAATGCTCGCGTTCCTCGCAAGCGATGTTTCGGTTTCGCAGAACCTCTTGAAGGAAACGCTTAAATCGGCGGCGAACAAGACTTTCAACCGCATTACCGTAGACGGCGACATGAGCACGAACGACACCGTGCTCTGCCTTTGCAACGGCGCAAGCGGCGTGGAGATTTCCGAAAAAGACGCCGACGCGATAGAGGCGTTCCGCGCGGCGGTCGTCGAGGCGTCGAGGGTTTTGGCGCGCAAAATCGTGGGCGACGGCGAGAAAATCACGAAAGTCGTGGAGGTGAAAGTTGTGGGCGCGCGCGACGAGGCGCAGGCCGAGAAAATCTGCCGCTCAATCGGCAATTCGCTTCTTGTGAAGTCGTCGTGGTTCGGCTGCGACCCCAACTGGGGACGCCTTACCGACGCCGCTGGATACGCGCGCACGGGTCTTGTTCTCGACAAGCTCGACCTCTTCTACGACGGCGTGGAAGTGCTCCGCAAGGGGCAGCCCGTAGACGAAAACAAGCCGCTTTGGAGGAAAATCGTCTCCAACAAAACGTTTACAATTCTCATGAACCTCAATCTCGGCACTGCGGAAGAGTCCATTCTCGCCGCCGACCTCACCGAGGGCTACGTCAACTTCAATAAGGGCGAATAA
- the argB gene encoding acetylglutamate kinase, translating to MESINIDEASKKAGILIEALPYIRRFKGSIFVVKYGGAFMDDPNPQVRASVAQDISFLAAAGINVVVVHGGGKAISRAMSSAGLQPEFKNGMRITDEKTVSIVEDVLNNGVNAEIVEMLESQGCSARGIRGNDVLRCEKLFSAGENGEKIDIGYVGKISSVIAAPIERAIAEGRTPVVSPIALGADSHPYNTNADVAASAVAAALKARRLVFLCDVPGLMRDPKDRSTLISHLKVGEVEGLKKSGVIGGGMMPKVDSGVDAINRGVRRVHFVDGYMPHSLLLEIFTDRGIGTEIVASSKQD from the coding sequence ATGGAAAGTATTAACATAGACGAGGCCTCCAAAAAGGCGGGAATTTTGATTGAGGCCCTGCCGTACATCAGACGCTTCAAGGGTTCGATATTCGTCGTCAAATACGGCGGCGCGTTTATGGACGACCCCAATCCGCAGGTTCGCGCGTCGGTCGCGCAGGACATTTCGTTTCTGGCGGCGGCGGGCATAAACGTCGTCGTGGTCCACGGCGGCGGCAAGGCAATCAGCCGTGCAATGTCGAGCGCGGGGCTTCAGCCCGAATTCAAAAACGGCATGCGCATTACAGACGAAAAAACCGTCTCGATTGTCGAGGACGTTTTGAACAACGGCGTCAACGCCGAAATCGTCGAAATGCTCGAATCGCAGGGCTGCTCCGCCCGCGGAATACGCGGCAACGACGTCCTCCGCTGCGAAAAGCTCTTTTCGGCGGGCGAAAACGGCGAAAAAATCGACATTGGCTACGTCGGAAAAATTTCCTCCGTCATCGCCGCGCCTATCGAAAGGGCGATTGCCGAGGGGCGAACGCCCGTGGTATCGCCAATCGCGCTCGGCGCGGACTCGCACCCGTACAACACGAACGCGGACGTCGCGGCGTCGGCGGTCGCGGCGGCGTTGAAAGCCCGCAGGCTCGTGTTCCTCTGCGATGTCCCCGGCCTCATGCGCGACCCGAAAGACCGCTCGACGCTCATCTCGCACCTGAAAGTGGGCGAGGTCGAGGGGCTGAAAAAGTCGGGCGTAATCGGCGGCGGAATGATGCCGAAAGTCGACAGCGGCGTGGACGCCATCAACAGGGGCGTAAGGCGCGTGCACTTTGTGGACGGCTACATGCCGCACAGCCTGCTTCTCGAAATTTTCACCGATAGGGGAATCGGAACGGAAATCGTTGCGTCCTCCAAACAGGATTAA
- a CDS encoding acetylornithine/succinylornithine family transaminase, protein MTTKEKTYKYAMPTFGDRDFTVAKGKGCKLYDEDGNEYLDFGAGIAVDSIGHCHPRWVKAIAKQAETLAHCSNLYMTKPNADLCEKLVSEIGAGKIFLCNSGTEANEALIKAARLYGQKVSGKEGAKCKIVTAYDGFHGRTMGCVAATAQKKIQKGFAPMLGGFDYAVFNDLASFEKVVDDDTAAVIVEPVQGESGVTPASPKFLKGLKALCKKHKALLFFDEVQCGFGRCGAFLASQRIGVKPDGVSMAKGLGGGFPIGAIWLSAPYANIFTPGSHGTTFGGNALACAAALATISVVEKGKLVENAAKMGERLSDGLQKIAKKYPKIVKLTRGLGLMRAALFNEPYTNADICKKLRNNGLILIPAGANALRFLPPLNVKASEIDKALKIFDKTLGEL, encoded by the coding sequence ATGACGACAAAAGAAAAAACCTACAAATACGCAATGCCCACTTTCGGCGACCGCGACTTCACCGTCGCCAAGGGCAAGGGTTGCAAACTTTACGACGAAGACGGAAACGAGTACCTCGACTTCGGCGCGGGAATCGCCGTGGACAGCATAGGGCACTGCCACCCGCGCTGGGTCAAGGCAATCGCAAAACAGGCGGAAACGCTCGCGCATTGCAGCAACCTCTACATGACAAAACCCAACGCCGACCTCTGCGAAAAACTGGTTTCGGAAATCGGCGCGGGCAAGATTTTCCTGTGCAACAGCGGCACGGAGGCGAACGAGGCGCTCATCAAGGCGGCGCGTCTGTACGGCCAGAAAGTGTCGGGCAAAGAGGGCGCGAAATGCAAAATCGTAACCGCCTACGACGGCTTCCACGGCAGGACGATGGGCTGCGTCGCCGCGACCGCCCAGAAGAAAATCCAGAAGGGCTTTGCGCCCATGCTCGGCGGCTTCGACTACGCCGTGTTCAACGATTTGGCTTCGTTCGAAAAGGTCGTTGACGACGACACCGCCGCGGTAATCGTAGAGCCTGTGCAGGGCGAGAGCGGCGTAACGCCCGCGTCTCCGAAGTTTTTGAAGGGTCTGAAAGCCCTCTGCAAAAAACACAAGGCGCTGCTTTTCTTCGACGAAGTGCAGTGCGGATTCGGCCGCTGCGGTGCGTTCCTTGCGTCGCAGAGAATCGGCGTGAAGCCCGACGGCGTCTCGATGGCTAAGGGCTTGGGCGGCGGATTCCCCATCGGCGCGATTTGGCTTTCCGCGCCCTACGCAAACATCTTCACCCCAGGCTCGCACGGCACGACTTTCGGCGGCAACGCCCTCGCGTGCGCGGCGGCTTTGGCGACGATTTCCGTCGTCGAAAAGGGGAAACTCGTTGAGAACGCCGCGAAGATGGGCGAACGCCTTTCGGACGGATTGCAGAAAATTGCCAAAAAGTATCCGAAAATCGTAAAACTTACGAGGGGATTGGGGCTTATGCGCGCCGCGCTCTTCAACGAGCCTTACACGAACGCGGACATCTGCAAAAAACTCAGGAACAACGGGCTGATTCTCATTCCCGCTGGCGCGAATGCGCTGCGCTTCCTGCCGCCGCTGAACGTAAAGGCGTCCGAAATAGACAAGGCGCTCAAAATTTTCGACAAAACATTGGGAGAACTCTAA
- the argF gene encoding ornithine carbamoyltransferase, with protein sequence MVRSFLKDTDFTPAEATEVFALANRYKKLRSAGRLDVLKGQSWGLIFFKKSTRTRLSFEAGVYELGGHPMMMNANDLQLSRGETVEDTAHIMGRFLHGLVIRTFEQEIVEKFAENSGLPVVNALTDLLHPCQSYTDMFTMMEVFSKGEPSVESLKGKKFAFFGDTACNMAYSLALAGSMFGVEVVLCGPEEFAPEPVLDKLFDDAKLPKNYRFTSDPADAAKGANVIYTDVWVSMGKEDEKAERLKTLAPYQVNEKLFGMAADDSVFMHCLPAHSGEEVSEGVLRGKRSVIFDQAENRLHVQKAIVSYLVQKNRGDL encoded by the coding sequence ATGGTAAGATCATTTCTTAAAGACACCGACTTCACACCCGCGGAGGCGACCGAAGTTTTCGCCCTCGCCAACCGCTACAAGAAACTCCGCTCGGCGGGGCGTCTCGACGTTCTCAAAGGGCAGAGCTGGGGGCTGATTTTCTTCAAAAAGAGCACGCGCACGCGCCTTTCGTTCGAGGCTGGCGTCTACGAGCTTGGCGGCCACCCCATGATGATGAACGCAAACGACCTCCAACTCTCGCGCGGCGAGACTGTCGAGGACACCGCCCACATCATGGGAAGATTCCTGCACGGACTTGTAATCAGGACGTTCGAGCAGGAGATTGTCGAAAAGTTCGCCGAAAATTCGGGCCTGCCCGTCGTCAACGCGCTTACCGACCTGCTCCACCCCTGCCAGAGCTACACCGACATGTTCACGATGATGGAAGTTTTCAGCAAGGGCGAACCGAGCGTCGAGTCCCTCAAAGGCAAAAAGTTCGCGTTCTTCGGCGACACCGCGTGCAACATGGCGTACTCGCTCGCATTGGCGGGAAGCATGTTCGGCGTCGAGGTCGTGCTCTGCGGGCCGGAGGAATTCGCGCCCGAACCCGTGCTCGACAAGCTTTTCGATGACGCAAAACTGCCCAAAAACTACCGCTTTACAAGCGACCCCGCCGACGCCGCAAAGGGCGCGAACGTCATCTACACCGACGTTTGGGTCAGCATGGGCAAGGAGGACGAAAAGGCGGAACGCCTCAAAACGCTCGCGCCGTACCAAGTCAACGAAAAGCTGTTCGGCATGGCGGCGGACGACTCCGTTTTCATGCACTGCCTGCCCGCGCACTCGGGCGAGGAAGTCTCCGAGGGCGTCCTGCGCGGCAAACGCAGCGTGATTTTCGACCAGGCGGAAAACCGCCTCCACGTCCAAAAGGCTATCGTCAGCTACTTGGTGCAGAAAAACAGGGGCGACCTCTAA